One segment of Paenibacillus pabuli DNA contains the following:
- a CDS encoding cobalt-precorrin 5A hydrolase: MSNPFAAVAITKHGVEMVRHLAGQFQGTDVYYMSKFARGDEKELGYQLFEGSVKLILPDLFKRYNGIILFISLGAVVRMIAPLLVDKKVDPAVLVIDDRGENVISVLSGHLGGANELTRQVAEVLGARAVITTASDVQGTIPVDMFGRELGWVVDSFDKATPVSAAVVNEEPVALIQETGERNWWRYNKPVPDHIRVFSSMEETESFPFNAALVVSDRLLTEDEQTRFLTNGVLYRPKSLVLGMGCNRGTSMEELEQEMLATLEELSLSVKSVRNIATIDLKKDEEGLLALCAKYGWELVTYTPAELNAVKLPNPSETVYKYTGAYGVSEPAALLSSGADHWLLEKKKSGNLTISVTRIPFD, from the coding sequence GTGAGTAACCCGTTTGCAGCCGTGGCCATTACGAAGCATGGTGTGGAGATGGTACGCCATCTGGCTGGACAATTCCAGGGTACGGACGTGTATTACATGAGCAAGTTTGCCCGCGGGGATGAGAAAGAGCTGGGTTATCAGCTGTTTGAAGGCTCGGTGAAGCTGATTTTGCCTGATCTGTTCAAGCGATACAATGGCATCATTCTGTTTATCTCTCTGGGAGCGGTAGTCCGCATGATCGCCCCGCTGCTGGTGGACAAAAAAGTCGACCCTGCCGTGCTGGTCATTGATGACCGCGGCGAGAATGTGATCAGCGTGCTGTCGGGCCATCTTGGCGGTGCGAATGAACTGACTCGTCAGGTCGCGGAAGTGCTCGGAGCACGCGCGGTGATCACAACGGCCTCGGACGTCCAAGGAACGATCCCGGTAGACATGTTCGGACGGGAGCTGGGCTGGGTTGTGGACAGCTTCGACAAGGCAACGCCAGTCAGTGCAGCTGTTGTTAACGAGGAGCCTGTTGCTCTGATTCAGGAGACGGGAGAGCGGAACTGGTGGCGATATAACAAGCCTGTACCGGATCATATCCGCGTCTTCAGCAGCATGGAGGAAACCGAGTCGTTTCCGTTCAACGCGGCACTTGTGGTCAGTGACCGCCTGCTTACCGAAGATGAACAGACACGTTTCCTGACAAATGGTGTGCTGTATCGTCCGAAGAGTCTCGTACTGGGCATGGGCTGCAACCGCGGTACATCCATGGAAGAACTGGAACAGGAGATGCTCGCCACATTGGAAGAGTTGTCTCTTTCGGTGAAAAGCGTACGAAACATAGCCACCATTGATCTGAAAAAGGATGAAGAAGGCCTGCTGGCTCTATGCGCCAAATATGGCTGGGAACTCGTGACGTATACGCCAGCCGAGCTGAATGCAGTCAAGCTTCCAAACCCGTCCGAGACGGTATATAAATATACAGGAGCTTACGGTGTGAGCGAGCCTGCGGCATTGCTGTCTTCCGGAGCAGACCACTGGCTGCTGGAGAAGAAGAAGAGCGG
- the cobM gene encoding precorrin-4 C(11)-methyltransferase, with amino-acid sequence MKTLEPKVYIVGAGPGDPELITVKGSNILRNADLVLYTDSLVNDELIATAKPEAEVLQSSGMDLEQQVELMCEATRAGRSVARVHTGDPAMYGAILEQMVLLKQQGVEYEIIPGVSSVFASAAALGAELTVPELTQTVILTRAEGRTPVPEREKLRDLASHHCTVALFLSATLAKKVVVEFLAAGWSEDTPVAVVQRATWPDQKIVRTTLANLAADLRAAGITMHAMILAGWALDPDLVNRDAHRSKLYDKSFTHGYRKGVKSGE; translated from the coding sequence ATGAAAACACTTGAACCGAAAGTTTATATCGTAGGTGCAGGCCCGGGCGACCCGGAACTGATTACGGTGAAGGGATCGAACATTTTGAGAAACGCGGATCTGGTCCTGTACACCGACTCACTCGTGAACGATGAACTGATTGCGACGGCAAAGCCTGAAGCAGAAGTGCTGCAAAGCTCCGGCATGGATCTGGAGCAGCAGGTTGAACTGATGTGTGAAGCCACCCGGGCAGGCCGCAGCGTCGCTCGTGTGCATACCGGTGATCCGGCGATGTACGGCGCAATTCTGGAACAGATGGTACTGCTGAAACAGCAGGGCGTGGAATATGAGATTATTCCGGGGGTGAGCTCGGTCTTTGCTTCGGCAGCAGCCCTCGGAGCAGAACTTACCGTGCCGGAACTGACGCAGACCGTAATCCTTACACGCGCAGAAGGACGTACGCCAGTGCCTGAACGCGAGAAGCTGCGTGATCTGGCATCGCATCACTGTACGGTGGCCCTCTTCCTGAGTGCAACGCTGGCGAAAAAAGTCGTGGTCGAATTCCTCGCCGCAGGGTGGAGCGAAGATACCCCGGTGGCGGTTGTGCAGCGGGCGACTTGGCCGGATCAGAAGATTGTACGGACTACGCTCGCCAATCTGGCTGCCGATCTGCGTGCCGCAGGCATTACGATGCATGCCATGATTCTGGCAGGATGGGCGCTTGATCCCGATCTCGTGAACCGGGATGCCCACCGGTCCAAGCTGTATGACAAATCCTTCACCCATGGTTATCGCAAAGGAGTGAAGTCCGGTGAGTAA
- the cobI gene encoding precorrin-2 C(20)-methyltransferase, translating into MSTAAAVGTLYGVGVGPGDPELITVKAYRMIRECPVVAYPKKRKGGKSYAHEIVELYVNPEEKEMLGLIFPMTKDPVVLEREWGKTVEACWGALKEGKDVAFVTEGDPNLYSTFIHLARLMRELHPEVPIASIPGISSVLGAAAALDIHLADGDEQVGIIPATADKEAMRQAIEHHDTIVFIKVAKVLDPMLELLDEMGLGGKASVVTKVTSPYELVWRDARELKGQELEYLSLMVVSK; encoded by the coding sequence ATGAGTACGGCAGCAGCAGTAGGTACGCTGTATGGCGTGGGTGTCGGGCCGGGAGATCCGGAACTGATTACGGTGAAGGCATATCGAATGATCCGGGAGTGTCCGGTGGTTGCCTATCCGAAGAAGCGTAAAGGCGGCAAATCGTATGCCCACGAAATCGTGGAACTGTATGTGAACCCGGAAGAGAAAGAGATGCTCGGCCTGATCTTTCCGATGACCAAGGACCCGGTTGTCCTTGAACGGGAGTGGGGCAAAACTGTTGAAGCCTGCTGGGGTGCGCTGAAGGAAGGCAAGGATGTAGCCTTTGTAACGGAAGGTGATCCGAACCTGTACAGTACCTTTATCCATCTGGCACGACTGATGCGTGAACTGCATCCCGAAGTCCCGATTGCTTCGATTCCGGGAATTTCTTCTGTACTGGGTGCCGCAGCAGCACTGGACATCCATCTGGCAGACGGTGACGAGCAGGTGGGTATTATCCCCGCAACCGCCGATAAGGAAGCGATGCGTCAGGCAATTGAGCATCACGATACAATTGTATTTATCAAAGTGGCCAAGGTGCTGGACCCGATGCTTGAATTGCTGGACGAGATGGGACTCGGCGGCAAAGCCTCAGTTGTCACCAAAGTCACTTCCCCATATGAATTGGTCTGGCGCGATGCCCGTGAACTGAAAGGGCAGGAGCTGGAATATCTGAGCCTGATGGTGGTGAGCAAATGA
- the cbiE gene encoding precorrin-6y C5,15-methyltransferase (decarboxylating) subunit CbiE encodes MNWTTATGAKNRRIRIIGVGEEGAAGLTADHLNLIQEADVLVGGERQLQYFPAFAGEKLTIKSGLSDLVVKIKALQDTHNIVVLASGDPLFYGIAGYLARKLGPDQLEIRPNLSSLQLAFAKLGESWHDAVLESVHGRPLKGLAQRIDGQAKIALLTDEHNSPAAVGAYLQQFGMTEYDAYVAENLGGPDERARHYTLDELAAAECSPLNVVILLRRKDAPAPRKGFGFADEEFHQRKPEKGLITKREVRAFSLSELRLGEDSIVWDIGAGSGSVAVECTRLAPRGQVFAIEKNEGDLVNIEANRIKFRTDFTILHAKAPAGLDELPNPDAVFIGGSGGELAQLIALCASRLRPEGRIVVNAATIETLHDSMKAMREAGMDASVTLLQTARSKPILNMTRFDGLNPIYVITGQHTAAEEAEAGAEE; translated from the coding sequence GTGAACTGGACGACAGCAACTGGAGCAAAGAATCGTAGAATCCGTATTATCGGCGTAGGTGAAGAAGGCGCGGCAGGGTTAACGGCAGATCATCTGAATCTGATTCAGGAAGCGGATGTACTCGTAGGCGGCGAACGTCAGCTGCAGTATTTCCCTGCATTTGCAGGGGAGAAACTCACGATTAAGAGTGGATTAAGCGATTTGGTTGTGAAAATAAAAGCGCTGCAGGACACGCACAACATCGTTGTGCTTGCCTCAGGAGACCCGCTGTTCTACGGCATTGCCGGGTATCTGGCGCGTAAGCTGGGCCCGGATCAACTGGAGATCCGACCTAATCTCAGTTCGCTGCAGCTGGCATTCGCCAAGCTTGGCGAAAGCTGGCACGACGCCGTGCTCGAAAGCGTGCACGGACGTCCGCTCAAGGGCCTCGCACAGCGCATTGATGGGCAAGCCAAAATTGCGCTGCTCACGGACGAGCATAACAGCCCTGCTGCGGTTGGGGCTTATCTGCAGCAGTTCGGCATGACCGAGTATGATGCCTACGTTGCCGAGAACCTCGGCGGGCCAGACGAGCGTGCCCGCCATTACACCCTGGACGAATTGGCAGCAGCCGAATGCAGCCCGCTGAACGTCGTCATTTTGCTGCGCCGCAAGGATGCGCCTGCGCCGCGCAAAGGGTTTGGGTTTGCGGATGAGGAATTCCATCAGCGCAAACCGGAGAAGGGCCTGATTACCAAGCGCGAGGTTCGCGCCTTCAGCCTATCGGAGCTGCGACTTGGCGAGGACAGCATCGTGTGGGATATCGGCGCAGGTTCAGGCTCGGTGGCGGTCGAGTGCACGCGGCTTGCGCCGCGAGGCCAGGTTTTCGCCATCGAGAAGAATGAAGGTGACCTCGTGAACATCGAGGCCAACCGGATCAAATTCCGGACGGACTTCACCATCCTTCATGCCAAAGCACCAGCAGGGCTGGACGAACTGCCGAATCCCGATGCGGTGTTCATCGGCGGCAGCGGCGGCGAGCTTGCCCAGCTGATCGCCCTGTGCGCGTCCCGGCTGCGCCCGGAGGGACGCATCGTCGTGAATGCAGCGACGATCGAGACGCTGCATGACAGCATGAAGGCGATGCGCGAAGCAGGCATGGACGCATCGGTAACGCTGCTTCAGACGGCACGCAGCAAGCCGATTCTGAACATGACCCGTTTTGACGGATTGAATCCGATTTACGTGATCACAGGCCAGCATACAGCAGCAGAGGAAGCGGAAGCTGGAGCGGAAGAATGA
- a CDS encoding cobalt-precorrin-5B (C(1))-methyltransferase, with amino-acid sequence MEKKRMKSGETPDPDKPMRSGFTTGACATAVAKGAAQLLLTEVPPAQAVVSLPAGFDHSFELIEQELMSDGTATCATIKDAGDDPDATHLAKIIAHVSWRDEPGVELDGGIGVGRVTKPGLPVPVGEAAINPVPRRMITEAVTQVLAEHGTARGVRVVISVPDGEEIAKKTLNSRLGILGGISILGTRGVVVPFSTSAYKASVVQAISVAQASGCDHIVLTTGGSSEKYAMKMMPELPEEAFIQMGDFVGFAIKHGKRLGMKRISLVGMPGKFAKVAQGVMMVHSKSAPVDFGFLASVARETGAGDELAQAIEEANTATQVADMMTEAGYLPYFEKLCTYACRHCLEHAGGGVTVEVVLVTMKGMELGRAEISELDDSNWSKES; translated from the coding sequence ATGGAAAAGAAACGCATGAAAAGCGGGGAAACACCCGATCCGGATAAACCGATGCGTTCCGGCTTCACCACGGGAGCCTGTGCCACGGCCGTTGCCAAGGGGGCCGCGCAGCTCCTGTTAACTGAGGTCCCTCCTGCACAGGCTGTGGTTTCATTGCCGGCAGGCTTTGACCACTCGTTCGAGCTGATCGAGCAGGAACTGATGTCGGATGGAACGGCCACCTGTGCCACCATCAAGGATGCCGGGGATGATCCGGATGCCACGCATCTGGCGAAAATTATTGCACACGTCTCCTGGCGAGACGAGCCTGGCGTGGAACTGGATGGCGGGATCGGGGTAGGCCGTGTCACCAAACCCGGCTTGCCTGTGCCTGTGGGTGAAGCGGCAATTAATCCCGTTCCGCGCCGTATGATTACCGAGGCTGTCACCCAGGTACTTGCCGAACATGGAACAGCCAGGGGTGTAAGGGTCGTCATAAGCGTGCCGGACGGCGAAGAGATCGCCAAGAAGACGCTGAATTCGCGTCTTGGCATTCTGGGCGGCATCTCCATTTTGGGCACACGGGGCGTGGTCGTTCCGTTCTCCACTTCTGCGTACAAAGCGAGTGTGGTACAGGCCATTTCGGTTGCGCAGGCATCCGGCTGTGATCACATTGTACTGACGACAGGCGGCAGCAGTGAGAAATATGCGATGAAAATGATGCCCGAACTGCCCGAGGAAGCCTTTATTCAAATGGGTGACTTTGTCGGCTTCGCCATCAAACACGGTAAACGACTGGGCATGAAACGCATCAGCCTGGTCGGGATGCCGGGCAAATTTGCCAAAGTGGCCCAAGGGGTCATGATGGTGCACTCCAAGAGTGCGCCGGTGGATTTTGGATTTCTTGCGTCCGTGGCCCGCGAGACCGGGGCCGGAGACGAACTGGCGCAAGCGATCGAGGAAGCCAACACGGCGACTCAAGTGGCCGATATGATGACCGAGGCGGGGTATTTACCCTATTTTGAGAAGCTATGTACATATGCCTGTAGGCACTGTCTGGAGCATGCGGGAGGCGGCGTAACGGTCGAAGTGGTATTGGTAACGATGAAAGGAATGGAACTGGGGAGGGCGGAAATCAGTGAACTGGACGACAGCAACTGGAGCAAAGAATCGTAG
- a CDS encoding precorrin-8X methylmutase, which produces MDFKTEFKPLTVQPQEIEGKSFEMITEELGEHPFTEEQYPVVQRVIHASADFELGRSMVFHPDAIQAGIAALRAGQSVIADVQMIQAGVSKDRIRGFGGDVHVHISDPDVMEEAKRLNTTRAIISTRKATKMYEGGIYAIGNAPTALLELIRLVKEGEAKPGLIIGMPVGFVSAAESKDELRKLDIPFITNIGRKGGSTIVVAALNAISLMAVKV; this is translated from the coding sequence ATGGATTTCAAAACGGAATTTAAACCTTTAACTGTACAGCCTCAGGAGATTGAGGGGAAAAGCTTCGAGATGATTACCGAGGAGCTGGGTGAGCACCCATTCACGGAGGAACAATATCCCGTTGTACAGCGTGTAATTCATGCCTCAGCTGACTTCGAACTTGGCCGCAGCATGGTATTCCATCCGGATGCCATACAGGCAGGCATTGCAGCCCTTCGTGCAGGCCAATCCGTCATTGCTGACGTACAGATGATCCAGGCGGGTGTAAGCAAGGATCGCATTCGCGGGTTCGGCGGAGATGTGCACGTCCATATTTCCGACCCGGATGTGATGGAGGAAGCGAAGCGGTTGAATACAACAAGAGCCATCATCTCAACTCGCAAAGCGACCAAAATGTACGAGGGAGGAATCTACGCCATCGGTAACGCACCGACAGCGTTGCTGGAGCTGATCCGTTTGGTCAAAGAAGGCGAAGCCAAACCGGGCTTGATCATTGGTATGCCTGTTGGATTCGTGTCCGCGGCCGAATCCAAGGACGAGCTGCGCAAGCTGGACATCCCATTTATCACGAACATCGGCCGCAAAGGCGGCAGCACGATCGTAGTAGCTGCCCTGAACGCCATTTCCCTGATGGCAGTGAAGGTTTAG
- the cobK gene encoding precorrin-6A reductase — protein MILMLCGTSDARELAVQIQQQEMEVLTSVVTENAAQSLSEAGLPVRTGRLTIEAMVQLVREKGSRAIVDASHPFAEEAHANAMEAAKQAGIPYIRYERTGLAYDDHPLLHVVSSYDEAALKAKELKGSVMLTTGSKTLQIFTKHLLGDPDIRLVARMLPRLDNMEKCGELGVEQRNIIAMQGPFSREMNEALYKHYATTVMVTKESGKTGAVDEKIQSALELGIQVVLISRPEAEFGTVFDEFEGVLSELKRVLMQ, from the coding sequence ATGATCCTGATGTTATGCGGTACAAGTGATGCGCGAGAATTGGCTGTGCAGATTCAGCAGCAGGAGATGGAAGTACTCACATCGGTTGTAACCGAGAATGCTGCGCAGAGTCTGTCCGAAGCCGGGCTGCCGGTTCGAACAGGCAGGCTGACGATAGAGGCAATGGTCCAGCTTGTCCGTGAAAAAGGAAGCCGTGCCATCGTGGATGCAAGCCATCCCTTTGCAGAGGAGGCCCATGCCAATGCCATGGAAGCAGCCAAACAGGCAGGAATTCCTTATATCCGTTACGAGCGGACGGGACTTGCATACGATGACCATCCGCTGCTTCATGTCGTGTCTTCCTATGATGAAGCAGCCCTTAAGGCGAAAGAGCTCAAAGGTTCGGTTATGTTAACCACAGGAAGCAAAACGCTGCAGATTTTCACCAAGCACCTGCTCGGTGATCCCGACATTCGTCTCGTTGCCCGTATGCTTCCGCGTCTCGACAATATGGAGAAGTGCGGTGAACTGGGTGTTGAACAGCGCAATATTATTGCCATGCAGGGACCCTTCTCCCGTGAAATGAACGAAGCCTTGTACAAGCATTATGCCACTACCGTTATGGTGACCAAGGAAAGCGGCAAGACCGGGGCTGTAGATGAGAAAATCCAATCGGCTCTGGAGCTGGGCATTCAGGTTGTATTGATTTCTCGCCCAGAGGCCGAATTCGGAACGGTGTTTGATGAATTTGAAGGCGTACTCTCCGAGTTAAAGCGCGTATTGATGCAGTAG
- a CDS encoding sirohydrochlorin chelatase produces the protein MNAILLVGHGSRDPEGNRELMEFARAVAEKAPENTVVETCFLELTRPSIAEGVTACVNQGATRIVLVPIILFAAGHAKIDIPNAIDRAKIRYPQVEFVYGRPIGVHEKVVQIMQTRLQEARPVLVAATQGGAAVAAQPAAVTDEETAVLVLGRGSSDPDANSDFFKMTRMLWEKLPYKWAESSFIGVTQPSFPDGLQRCLLLGAKKIIIMPYFLFTGVLIKRIDEMTAEFAAANPDIQVEIGGYFGFHPKLVELVLERANEGLNGRVAANCDNCQFRLEAAKYHHHHHDHDHGHDHHDHDHDHSHDHHHHDHDHGHSHDHHAHDHSHDHHHHHDEEHHAHDHAESSREASLDFHHDHDGELHHSHHEHEDALHNQVGQDEAEENISPADAGHAQVAAASDQVNRP, from the coding sequence ATGAATGCCATTTTGCTGGTGGGACACGGCAGCCGTGATCCTGAGGGGAATCGGGAGTTAATGGAGTTTGCACGTGCGGTAGCGGAGAAAGCGCCGGAGAATACCGTGGTAGAGACCTGCTTTTTGGAATTAACAAGACCGAGCATTGCCGAAGGGGTTACGGCTTGTGTGAATCAAGGGGCAACGCGCATCGTATTGGTGCCAATCATTCTGTTTGCTGCAGGGCACGCCAAAATTGATATTCCGAATGCAATCGACCGGGCCAAAATCCGTTATCCGCAAGTGGAATTTGTGTATGGACGTCCGATTGGCGTACATGAGAAAGTCGTTCAAATTATGCAGACCCGTCTGCAGGAGGCTCGGCCTGTCCTTGTGGCCGCAACTCAAGGCGGCGCAGCAGTGGCGGCTCAGCCTGCTGCTGTCACGGATGAAGAGACAGCCGTACTTGTCCTTGGACGGGGAAGCAGTGACCCGGATGCCAACAGTGACTTTTTCAAAATGACCCGGATGCTATGGGAGAAACTGCCGTATAAATGGGCCGAAAGCAGCTTTATTGGCGTGACGCAGCCCTCATTCCCGGATGGATTGCAGCGTTGTCTCCTGCTCGGAGCGAAGAAAATTATCATTATGCCTTATTTCCTGTTCACAGGTGTACTGATTAAACGCATTGATGAGATGACAGCAGAGTTTGCTGCGGCAAATCCGGACATTCAGGTAGAGATTGGTGGATATTTCGGATTCCATCCGAAATTGGTGGAACTGGTACTGGAACGCGCGAACGAAGGGTTGAATGGACGGGTCGCGGCCAACTGTGACAACTGCCAATTCAGACTGGAAGCTGCCAAATATCACCACCATCACCATGATCACGATCACGGGCATGATCATCATGACCACGACCATGATCACAGTCACGATCATCACCATCATGACCACGACCATGGACACAGCCACGATCATCACGCACATGATCATAGCCATGACCACCACCATCACCACGATGAGGAGCACCATGCTCACGACCATGCCGAGAGCAGCCGAGAAGCATCACTGGATTTCCATCATGATCACGACGGTGAACTGCACCATTCGCATCATGAACATGAAGATGCTTTGCATAATCAAGTTGGACAGGACGAAGCCGAGGAGAATATCTCGCCAGCAGATGCTGGGCATGCTCAGGTCGCAGCTGCGTCGGATCAGGTGAACCGTCCATGA